A portion of the Rhinopithecus roxellana isolate Shanxi Qingling chromosome 19, ASM756505v1, whole genome shotgun sequence genome contains these proteins:
- the NOTUM gene encoding palmitoleoyl-protein carboxylesterase NOTUM, protein MGRGVRVLLLLGLLHCAGGSEGRKTWRRRGQQPPPPPRTEAAPAAGQPVESFPLDFTAVEGNMDSFMAQVKSLAQSLYPCSAQQLNEDLRLHLLLNTSVTCNDGSPAGYYLKESRGSRRWLLFLEGGWYCFNRENCDSRYNTMRRLMSSRDWPRTRTGTGILSSQPEENPYWWNANMVFIPYCSSDVWSGASSKSEKNEYAFMGALIIQEVVRELLGRGLSGAKVLLLAGSSAGGTGVLLNVDRVAEQLEELGYPAIQVRGLADSGWFLDNKQYRHTDCVDTITCAPTEAIRRGIRYWNGVVPERCRRQFQEGEEWNCFFGYKIYPTLRCPVFVVQWLFDEAQLAVDNVHLTGQPVQESQRLYIQNLGRELRHTLKDVPASFAPACLSHEIIIRSHWTDVQVKGTSLPRALHCWDRSLHDSHKTSKSPLKGCPVHLVDSCPWPHCNPSCPTVRDQFTGQEMNVAQFLMHMGFDVQTVAQQQGLEPSKLLGLLSDGS, encoded by the exons ATGGGTCGAGGGGTGcgtgtgctgctgctgctgggcctACTGCACTGCGCTGGGGGCAGCGAGGGCAGGAAGACCTGGCGGCGCCGGGGTCAGCAGCCGCCGCCTCCCCCGCGGACCGAGGCGGCGCCGGCGGCCGGACAGCCCGTGGAGAGCTTCCCGCTGGACTTCACGGCCGTGGAGGGCAACATGGACAGCTTCATGGCGCAGGTCAAGAGCCTGGCGCAGTCCCTGTACCCCTGCTCCGCGCAGCAGCTCAACGAGGACCTGCGCCTGCACCTCCTGCTCAACACCTCGGTGACCTGCAACGACGGCAGCCCCGCCGG CTACTACCTGAAGGAGTCCAGGGGCAGCCGGCGGTGGCTCCTCTTCCTGGAAG GCGGCTGGTACTGCTTCAACCGCGAGAACTGCGACTCCAGATACAACACCATGCGGCGCCTCATGAGCTCCCGGGACTGGCCGCGCACTCGTACAG GCACAGGGATCCTGTCCTCACAGCCGGAGGAGAACCCCTACTGGTGGAACGCAAACATGGT CTTCATCCCCTACTGCTCCAGTGATGTTTGGAGTGGGGCTTCATCCAAGTCTGAGAAGA ACGAGTATGCCTTCATGGGCGCCCTCATCATCCAGGAGGTGGTGCGGGAGCTTCTGGGCAGAGGGCTGAGCGGGGCCAAGGTGCTGCTGCTGGCCGGGAGCAG TGCGGGGGGCACTGGGGTGCTGCTGAATGTGGACCGTGTGGCTGAGCAGCTGGAGGAGCTGGGCTACCCCGCCATCCAGGTACGAGGCCTGGCTGACTCCGGCTGGTTCCTGGACAACAAGCAGTATCGCCATACAGACTGCGTTGACACCATCACGTGTGCGCCCACAGAGGCCATCCGCCGTGGCATCAG GTACTGGAACGGGGTGGTCCCGGAGCGCTGCCGACGCCAGTTCCAGGAGGGCGAGGAGTGGAACTGCTTCTTTGGCTATAAGATCTACCCGACTCTGCGCT GCCCCGTGTTCGTGGTGCAGTGGCTGTTTGACGAGGCACAGCTGGCGGTGGATAACGTGCACCTGACGGGGCAGCCAGTGCAGGAGAGCCAACGACTGTACATCCAGAACCTCGGCCGCGAGCTGCGCCACACGCTCAAGGACGTGCC GGCCAGCTttgcccctgcctgcctctcccatGAGATCATCATCCGGAG CCACTGGACCGATGTCCAGGTGAAGGGGACATCGCTGCCCCGAGCACTGCACTGCTGGGACAGGAGCCTCCATGACAGCCACAAGACCAGCAAGAGCCCCCTCAAGGGCTGCCCCGTCCACCTGGTGGACAGCTGCCCCTGGCCCCACTGCAACCCCTCATGCCCCACCGTCCGAGACCAGTTCACGGGGCAAGAGATGAACGTGGCCCAGTTCCTCATGCACATGGGCTTCGACGTGCAGACGGTGGCCCAGCAGCAGGGACTGGAGCCCAGCAAGCTGCTGGGGCTGCTGAGCGACGGAAGCTAG